One window of the Takifugu rubripes chromosome 13, fTakRub1.2, whole genome shotgun sequence genome contains the following:
- the baz2ba gene encoding bromodomain adjacent to zinc finger domain protein 2B isoform X2: MESGERLASPAPTLSAARTSSPAASSSSSSSSSSSSSPAPHPKSSLAPSPSTLGSTLSTSGRLFGAAGEQPFIGSTLSSAFPLVNHPAFGAIYSAGASRPEFGGLGSLGMSAALAAHPQLGALSEWWRAAEAHGRGAAAFLPSFIGFPPFFPHIQPNHSASPVQIRMPGKNSHAPPKGVNGAVNGSGAFPPTTLSGSFPASSAPVQASTKPAKSPDSSNSHHIPTETSPVEAMEKPIQKTKEKKSQKKPTDTSGASHSESGTSSDSSSDGSLSSDLEDLAEDDEDDEDDEDEDEDKQTELSDSEKRAKKKSKVLLQGNRTSKIERSLYGDAREKKIPSNPPTLVPIPCAASPPALSQSSPMTQYRSRTEGPPQHFSVIQSTGLAANSKPLALLTQTRRELSPTSSPIALTTSSKALSSTASPKLPKLLPSSSPQHLPLSLCSSPKPLSVPSPPRSTLPPSTSPNPFGLTSSVTSSQKPLVKSSQHTTAGPGKPNKRKQLEASLAQINEFRLKQILMSQGQTFPSELKKQQQGPNKSPKRTSLSSSPLPPAQPTPPQNNHSNLFLSSALLGLPEPHHPNGVIQSTTQDAPLALITKPRKDLASQGKSPQCDSDAGSMPVNLSTGASRTQATTQAGTLSQPPTTSPQATGHGSRKNKTPKSKGQTVGLGQTDPLASWKGFAQNHLVQSPVNLFRGGESGVGIPGVSIPGVGIPGVGIPGTCNPTAGLPANKESDDSVDDDDDDDDDDLEEEEEDEEDTDDSLSESDSNSDSDISGKKVKELKLLPSGSSKKEMTPHRLTKGPELLNTSANHTSTSCSPLNLQVIKSPTIVSSSSALVYQSSPGSSSYSLASPLGLGKRKRVMDEKELMMPLELGWRRETRIKTVAGRPQGEVAYYAPCGKKLRQYPDVMKYLSRNGISGLTRDNFSFSAKIRVGDFYEAREGPQGLQWSLLKEEEVIPRILAMEGRRGRPPNSERQLMGDNAKGSRRRKGRPPNVGNPLVPEGPTPSEVKLLRKLEAQEIARQAAQMKLMRKLEKQALARAAKEARKQQAIMAAEERRKQKEQIKILKQQEKIKRIQQIRLEKELRAQQILEAKLKKKQEAANAKILEAEKRIKEKELRRQQAEILKHQERERRRQHIMLMKAVEARKKAEERERLRQEKRDEKRLNKERKLEQRRLELEIARELKKPNEDMCLSDHKPLPDFSRIPGLILPGHAVSDCLMLMQFLRGFGKVLGLDLNADVPTLGMLQEGLLNVGDSMGHVQDLLVKLLSLTVCDPGLPPGQKTKTMLGDHLTNVGINRDNVSEVLQMYMSAHCANTELAPLALSLKTKAFQAHTPAQKASILGFLANELACSKPVISEIDKNLDQMANMRKDKIIMEGKLKKLRTIYAKRTGKRESNMGVEENQSVFTPTSAAKRKRKMGADSDDDDDDDDDSDDQAEDEEDEEEEEIKKVKKVETNDEDEVDQATSVEELEKQIEKLAKQHHQTRKKLFEISHSLRSMMYGQDRYRRRYWVLPHCGGVFIEAMESGEAPDELEEERQRRMRAAEEVKVKDEPQEMEVQIEKVTPTPDRQSPQTHSLEQKKEEEKEHEGEKNSLFYQQSGCVSKLHALQDASKEETVNSEGKESPLVKQNGSPMGIPVATVTSSSPLLNTSEPAVASTPSIVMNIDATNASPPASTSLSVSCPPTHRDSVGETLFTSSSAPSPHLTIQANDQLLRVLTERSGHWFSLLPRNPCDLSSLTTSPPGPPRVSPQASSTPARPKSPPQSPALPLTPSAASASGSPHHPAGLLNYPLTALQVKSGGSLLGVSFGSWPAGMISPSLPLCSSPSPLLGHSIESNTAASVSSKSESPLPRLDKPSSMPSPTLEIPKSLDHPTARPIPEELLTGWWRVSDIEELRALVNALHSRGLREKGLQRQIQKYLEIIPQVCTKHKEVAMIELAELEESQVSVESVRGWCVEEQAMEMDIAVLQQVEELERKVTAASLQVKGWTFPDPQSEREDLVYYEHKPPTIPTSASANDKDSRDHPEERGEKGGVTRYLDNPLDIAVTRLADLERNIERRYLRSPLGTTIQIRLDNVGTVTVPAPAPSTSADREGGEEEVAHGMKVWRKALTEVRSAAQLAMCIQQLQKSIAWERSIMKVYCQMCKKGDNEDLLLLCDGCDKGCHTYCHKPKISTIPEGDWYCPACISKASGSSPKSKKTPSKQVASSGGSAKKGGEAKKNGKQTGNGEMSEDDPASASSTPKKGAKDTSRKRKLEEGPPVLPAVSQESPVSVKRAKTARDNNRDLGLCRVLLAELERHQDAWPFLTPVNLKSVPGYRKVIKKPMDFSTIREKLVSSQYQNLETFIIDVNLVFDNCERFNEDNSDIGRAGHNMRKFFEKRWTELLKQTN; this comes from the exons ATGGAGTCTGGAGAGCGGCTGGCCTCCCCTGCGCCCACCCTGTCTGCTGCTCGCACCTCCTCCCCTGcggcctcttcatcctcctcctcttcctcctcttcttcatcgtcCCCCGCTCCTCATCCTAAGAGTAGCCTGGCCCCGAGCCCTTCAACACTGGGATCCACCCTCAGCACCTCTG GCCGTCTGTTTGGAGCCGCAGGAGAGCAGCCCTTCATTGGCTCCACATTGTCAAGTGCCTTCCCTCTTGTCAACCACCCAGCCTTCGGAGCCATCTACTCTGCTGGAGCAAGCAGGCCTGAGTTTGGAGGCCTAGGGTCCCTGGGCATGTCAGCTGCTTTGGCTGCCCATCCTCAGCTTGGAGCCCTTTCTG AGTGGTGGCGGGCTGCTGAAGCCCATGGACGAGgtgctgctgcctttcttccctccttcaTTGGCTTTCCACCGTTCTTCCCTCATATTCAGCCGAACCACAGCGCCAGCCCTGTTCAAATCAGGATGCCGGGCAAAAATAGCCATGCCCCACCTAAAG GAGTGAATGGTGCAGTGAATGGAAGTGGGGCCTTCCCTCCCACCACACTATCAGGGAGTTTTCCTGCCAGTTCTGCTCCAGTTCAGGCATCGACCAAACCTGCTAAAAGTCCAGACTCCTCTAACAGTCATCACATCCCTACTGAAACCAGTCCTGTGGAGGCGATGGAAAAGCCAATCCAAAAAACTAAAGAGAAG AAGTCACAAAAGAAGCCGACAGACACCTCTGGGGCAAGCCACAGTGAATCTGGCACATCCTCAGACAGCTCAAGTGATGGGTCCCTTAGCAGTGATCTGGAAGACCTGgcagaggatgatgaagatgatgaggatgacgaggacgaggacgaagaCAAACAGACTGAATTGTCAGACTCTGAGAAGCGggcaaaaaagaaatcaaag GTTTTGTTACAAGGCAATAGAACTTCAAAGATTGAAAGATCACTTTATGGAGATGCCCGGGAGAAGAAGATTCCCTCAAACCCACCCACTCTTGTGCCCATACCTTGcgctgcctctcctcctgcacTGTCCCAATCATCACCAATGACCCAGTACAGGTCCAGGACAGAGGGTCCACCTCAACACTTCAGTGTGATCCAGTCCACTGGCCTGGCTGCTAACTCAAAACCACTTGCACTCCTTACACAAACACGTAGGGAGCTTTCACCTACTTCCTCCCCCATAGCCCTTACAACATCTTCAaaggcactctccagcactgcGTCCCCCAAACTGCCCAAACTACTGCCATCATCTTCTCCGCAGCACCTACCCCTCTCTCTTTGCTCTTCCCCTAagcctctctctgtcccctccccaCCTCGCTCAACTCTCCCACCATCTACCTCCCCAAACCCATTTGGTTTGACCTCATCAGTGACAAGTTCCCAAAAGCCCTTGGTGAAGTCATCTCAACATACTACTGCTGGCCCTGGAAAACCCAACAAGAGGAAACAGTTAGAAGCCTCACTTGCACAGATCAATGAGTTCAGGCTCAAACAG ATTCTCATGTCCCAAGGGCAGACGTTCCCATCTgagctgaagaagcagcagcaggggccAAACAAGTCTCCCAAGAGGACATCATTGTCTTCATCGCCATTGCCACCCGCTCAGCCTACGCCTCCCCAGAACAATCACTCCAACCTCTTCCTTTCGAGTGCCCTCCTGGGGCTCCCTGAACCTCACCACCCTAATGGAGTCATCCAAAGCACCACTCAGGATGCACCTTTGGCCCTCATCACCAAACCTCGCAAAGACTTGGCCTCGCAAGGCAAGTCACCTCAGTGCGACTCTGATGCTGGGTCAATGCCTGTCAATTTAAGCACAGGGGCCAGCAGGACCCAAGCAACGACCCAGGCTGGGACTCTGTCACAGCCCCCCACTACCTCACCCCAAGCCACAGGTCATGGATCCAGAAAGAACAAGACCCCGAAGAGTAAGGGACAGACAGTGGGGTTGGGACAAACAGACCCTTTAGCTTCATGGAAGGGCTTTGCTCAGAACCACTTGGTACAGTCTCCAGTCAATTTGTTTCGTGGAGGAGAGTCTGGAGTTGGGATTCCTGGAGTCAGTATCCCTGGAGTTGGAATTCCTGGAGTGGGGATTCCTGGGACTTGTAACCCCACAGCTGGTCTCCCTGCTAACAAGGAATCTGACGACTCAGtagatgacgacgacgacgatgatgacgatgacctggaggaagaggaggaagatgaagaagacacTGATGATAGTCTCTCAG AGTCTGACAGCAACTCAGACAGTGACATTTCGGGGAAGAAAGTGAAGGAGTTAAAGCTGCTGCCGTCTGGATCATCTAAAAAGGAGATGACTCCCCACCGGCTAACCAAAGGTCCAGAACTACTGAACACCTCAGCCAATCACACCTCTACCAGCTGCTCTCCACTAAATCTACAGGTCATCAAAAGTCCCACCATTGTGTCCAGCTCCAGTGCCTTGGTCTATCAAAGCTCTCCAGGCTCATCCTCTTACAGCCTAGCCTCCCCATTAG GCTtagggaagaggaaaagagtcATGGATGAAAAGGAGTTAATGATGCCTCTGGAGTTGGG GTGGCGGAGAGAAACAAGAATCAAAACGGTGGCAGGGCGGCCGCAGGGCGAGGTGGCTTACTATGCCCCTTGTGGCAAGAAACTAAGGCAGTACCCAGATGTAATGAAG TATCTATCCAGAAATGGAATAAGTGGCCTCACTCGTGATAATTTTAGCTTCAGTGCAAAGATAAGGGTTGGTGACTTCTATGAAGCCAGAGAAGGACCCCAG GGTTTGCAGTGGAGCTTATTGAAGGAAGAAGAAGTCATTCCTCGTATTTTAGCTATGGAAGGCCGTAGGGGTCGTCCCCCTAATTCTGAGCGGCAGTTAATGGGCGACAACGCCAAAGGTAGTCGACGGAGAAAAGGTCGACCACCGAATGTGGGCAATCCACTGGTACCTGAGGGTCCAACCCCAAGTGAAGTCAAACTTCTGCGCAAACTAGAGGCTCAAG AAATAGCCCGGCAGGCTGCCCAGATGAAGCTGATGAGGAAACTGGAAAAGCAGGCATTGGCACGTGCAGCCAAAGAGGCTCGAAAGCAACAAG CTATCATGGCAGCtgaagagagaaggaaacagaAAGAACAAATTAAGAttctgaagcagcag GAAAAGATCAAGCGCATTCAGCAAATTCGGTTGGAAAAGGAACTCAGGGCGCAGCAGATTTTAGAG GCCAAATTGAAAAAGAAGCAAGAGGCGGCCAATGCCAAAATACTGGAAGCTGAAAAACGCATtaag GAGAAGGAATTGCGTAGGCAGCAGGCAGAGATTCTCAAACACCAG gagagggagaggagaaggcaaCATATAATGCTGATGAAGGCCGTAGAGGCACGCAAGAAAGCAGAG GAGCGTGAGCGCTTGCGGCAGGAGAAAAGGGACGAGAAGCGCCTGAACAAAGAGCGTAAACTGGAGCAACGGAGACTAGAACTGGAGATAGCAagagaactgaagaagccaAATGAAGATATGTGTCTATCTGATCACAAG CCTCTACCGGATTTCTCCCGTATTCCTGGACTCATCCTCCCTGGCCACGCTGTTTCAGACTGCTTGATGTTAATGCAGTTCCTGCGAGGTTTTGGGAAGGTTTTGGGGCTTGATTTGAATGCAGATGTGCCCACATTGGGTATGCTACAAGAGGGCTTGCTCAATGTGGGAGACAGCATGGGACATGTCCAAGATTtgctggtgaagctgctgtctcTCACAGTCTGCGATCCAGGTTTGCCACCTGGACAAAAG ACAAAAACCATGCTTGGTGACCACCTTACCAACGTCGGCATCAACAGAGATAATGTATCTGAAGTACTACAGATGTACATGTCAGCCCATTGTGCCAATACAGAACTGGCCCCTTTGGCTCTCAGTCTGAAAACAAAGGCTTTCCAAGCCCACACGCCTGCCCAGAAGGCATCAATTTTGGGCTTTTTGGCTAACGAGCTTGCCTGCAGCAAGCCCGTTATCAG TGAAATTGACAAAAATCTGGATCAGATGGCAAACATGAGGAAGGACAAGATCATTATGGAAGGAAAACTAAAGAA GTTGAGGACCATTTATGCCAAACGTACTGGGAAAAGGGAATCCAATATGGGTGTAGAAGAGAACCAGTCTGTTTTTACGCCGACCTCAGCAGCCAAACGCAAGAGGAAAATGGGCGCAGACAGcgatgacgacgacgatgatgacgatgacagTGATGACCAAGccgaggatgaggaagatgaggaagaggaagaaataaaaaaggttaaaaaagtggagacaaatgatgag GATGAAGTTGACCAAGCCACTAGTGTTGAGGAACTGGAGAAGCAGATAGAGAAATTAGCCAAG CAACATCATCAGACCAGAAAGAAGCTGTTTGAAATATCTCATTCTCTGCGGTCTATGATGTACGGTCAGGACCGCTATCGTCGCCGGTACTGGGTACTTCCCCACTGTGGAGGTGTCTTTATTGAGGCCATGGAAAGTGGAGAAG CTCCAGATGAACTGGAAGAGGAACGACAAAGAAGaatgagagcagcagaagaggtcAAGGTCAAAGATGAGCCTCAGGAGATGGAGGTGCAGATAGAGAAAGTCACCCCGACGCCTGACAGACAGAGCCCACAAACACATAGCTTGgagcaaaagaaagaagaggaaaaggagcatGAGGGGGAGAAAAATTCTCTTTTTTATCAGCAATCTGGCTGTGTTTCCAAACTACATGCTTTGCAGGATGCCAGCAAGGAAGAAACTGTTAATTCAGAGGGCAAAGAGAGTCCACTTGTAAAACAAAATGGCAGTCCGATGGGAATTCCTGTTGCTACCGTGACATCATCTTCACCACTTCTCAATACCTCTGAGCCAGCTGTAGCCTCAACTCCCTCAATAGTGATGAATATTGACGCTACAAATGCCAGTCCCCCAGCATCAACTTCCTTATCTGTATCCTGCCCCCCAACTCATCGTGACAGTGTGGGGGAAACTCTTTTCACCTCATCTTCAGCTCCATCCCCACACCTTACAATTCAAGCCAACGACCAGCTGCTTAGAGTCCTCACAGAGAGAAGTGGACACTGGTTTAGTCTTCTCCCACGCAACCCCTGTGACCTGTCTTCCCTTACCACATCTCCTCCGGGACCACCTCGTGTGTCCCCTCAGGCATCCTCTACCCCAGCCAGGCCCAAATCTCCACCTCAGTCACCTGCCCTTCCTCTCACTCCCTCTGCTGCATCAGCTTCTGGTAGCCCCCACCACCCAGCTGGCCTCCTCAACTACCCACTTACGGCGCTGCAG GTGAAGTCAGGGGGTTCATTACTAGGAGTTTCTTTCGGGAGCTGGCCCGCTGGCATGATAAGCCCTAGCCTGCCActctgcagcagccccagccCCTTGCTTGGCCACTCCATTGAGAGTAATACAGCAGCAAGCGTCTCCAGTAAGAGTGAATCACCTTTACCTCGGCTTGACAAACCCTCATCTATGCCCTCTCCTACACTGGAGATACCTAAATCCCTGGACCACCCCACAGCACGGCCTATTCCAGAGG AGTTGCTGACAGGGTGGTGGAGGGTATCTGACATTGAGGAACTGAGGGCTTTAGTAAATGCCCTACACAGCCGAGGCCTTAGAGAGAAGGGCCTCCAGAGGCAGATTCAGAAATACTTGGAGATTATCCCTCAGGTCTGCACCAAACATAAAGAag TGGCTATGATAGAGCTGGCTGAACTCGAAGAGAGTCAGGTCAGTGTGGAGTCAGTTCGGGGCTGGTGTGTTGAAGAGCAAGCCATGGAGATGGATATTGCAGTGCTTCAGCAGGTAGAGGAACTGGAGAGGAAGGTTACAGCCGCCAGCCTACAGGTTAAG GGCTGGACGTTTCCAGATCCTCAGTCTGAGAGAGAGGACCTGGTATATTACGAGCACAAACCCCCCACAATTCCAACTTCAGCATCAGCAAATGACAAGGACTCCAGGGACCATCccgaggagcgaggagagaagGGTGGGGTGACGCGTTACCTGGACAACCCGCTGGACATAGCAGTGACCCGTCTGGCTGATCTGGAGCGCAACATCGAGAGAAGGTACCTGAGGAGTCCCTTAGGTACCACCATTCAGATCAGGCTGGATAATGTGGGTACGGTCACTGTCCCTGCCCCCGCCCCATCCACTAGTGCTGACAGGGAAGG tggtgaggaggaggtggcccaTGGTATGAAGGTGTGGAGGAAAGCCCTGACCGAAGTGCGCAGCGCTGCTCAGTTGGCCATGtgcatccagcagctgcagaagtcTATCGCCTGGGAACGGTCCATCATGAAAGTG TATTGCCAGATGTGCAAGAAAGGTGATAACGAAGACCTCCTCTTGTTGTGTGATGGATGCGACAAAGGCTGTCACACTTACTGTCACAAACCCAAGATCTCTACTATTCCCGAGGGAGACTGGTACTGCCCAGCTTGTATATCCAAG GCAAGTGGTTCATCCcccaaaagcaaaaaaacaccAAGCAAACAAGTAGCATCCAGTGGAGGTAGCGCTAAAAAGGGTGGTGAGGCAAAGAAGAATGGGAAGCAGACAGGTAATGGAGAAATGTCAGAAGACGACCCAGCCAGTGCCAGCAGCACGCCAAAGAAGGGAGCAAAAGACAccagcagaaagaggaaactAGAGGAGGGCCCACCTGTTCTGCCAGCAGTCAGTCAGGAGAGCCCTGTGAGCGTGAAAAGAGCCAAGACGGCTAGAGACAACAACCGGGACCTGGGATTATGCAG GGTGCTGCTCGCTGAGTTGGAACGCCATCAGGATGCATGGCCTTTTCTCACCCCTGTCAACTTGAAATCTGTCCCTGGATACAGGAAGGTCATCAAGAAACCAATGGACTTCTCCACCATACGTGAGAAGCTTGTGAGCAGCCA ATATCAAAACCTGGAAACTTTCATCATTGATGTAAACTTGGTGTTTGATAACTGTGAAAGATTCAATGAAGACAATTCAGACATTGGTCGAGCTGGCCACAACATGAGGAAGTTCTTTGAGAAGCGCTGGACGGAgcttctgaaacaaacaaactag